CCACTGAACCGATGTCATCGGTTCCGATTTCGTGGGCCAGATGGCCGAGGATACCGAAGATCGTGAATCCAGCCAACAGAGAGGTCATGGTGTCCAGACCCGTCACAATCGCCGCATCCCTATGTACGTTGTGGCCGAACTTGTTGAACGAGGAGTACATGATGATGTTGCCAAAACAAACGGACAGCGAGTAGAAGCACTGGGTTACAGCCGCATACCAGACCTTGGGGTCCAGAATCTTTTCCCATTGCGGCTTTATGAAGTAGTATATGCCGTCTATTGATCCGGGCAGAGTTACAGCTCGCACCAGAAGGACACCCATGATGACGTACGGGAAGAGGGCCAGGAAGTAGGATGCCTTTCCAGAACTCTTCACTCCGCGACGAATGATGAAGAACACACAGGCCCAGGCGATGAAGAGCCCGATGACCAACTCCCAGTTGGGCAGGCCGATTCCATCCTCGATATTTGGTTTCTCGTGCAGCACTTCCGTACTACAGGGGAAGGATAGCATTTAGTCAGCACAAATGTCATTAAGTTTAGACCACCACCaagtattaaaattaaaaaaaaaaagttaacaCTAAACTAGTATTTTCATGCAGCTATCATGCTTTACTCGAAGTTCACTAAATGACCATCACCCTTTTTTTAATAAGATTTTGAAAACTGATTACCCAAAAAAAGCGTGGGTAAGATTACAGAAAGAAAATTGTTCTGTGTCCAGAAAAATACTTTAAGCCTTAGTAAACTTGGAAGACGATATTAGTCATACAAATAGTCATTCTGTGAATTTCTTAACAGTACCCCGACACTTAGAACTTACACAAAGTACCATTCCGAACTGGTAATGACCCGATCGTTCAGTGATTTCATTGTGTAATTTTGCGGGCTCTGATCAACGCCTTCCACTCGAGACCAATTACTCGCATCGGGGGCTGAGTTGATGCAGTGGACACCCCATTCCGCACGGCATGTGGACCAGGGCAATGGGTTGCGAAATGATTCAATGAAATATCGGCCAATTATCGCTACCAGGGCGGCATAGTAAGTGCTGAGCATGAACACCTGGAAAGCCTGGCCAGCTCCGACACCTTAATCCATTAGATTACAAACGAGTTACGAAACGAGAAGAAAGAGTTGAAACACAAATCAAATGGGATAGAAGAGAGTTTTGGGTGCATTTGGACTCGGATATGATGGTTGAATGATTAGGAAAAGAAGCTTAATACATAAATGTGTTAGTGAGGAGCAGCCATTGGTTCCTTGGCAAGGATTCTCTGACATAGTAAAGAGTTATTTTCAGTCATTTCCTTAGTAcacattttaataacattaCTAACAATAGGGATTATATAGTCAAATATCCTTATGATCAGCTTACTAAGTTAAGAAATGGTTACGTCTTGAGAATAAgaacatttaaatgttaaaactTTCCTCTTTTTTATAATATCTTAGTTAGTGTAAAAATAtctgtttaatttatatttttttcgttaaAGTTATGTGGCTAtttcatttgtaaaatatagTTAAAGTATTTATGTTAAGGTCGTGACTTTTGAGAGAGTTCAAGGATTGCATCCAATCACGTGTTTATAATACTTCAAGTTTAGGTCAAGGCCATACTTTGTTGTGATTCAGTTATTCAATCTGAAATTGGAGGCAGATATTGACGATGGTGATGGTTGTCAATTGAACTGCCAGTGGACGGTTTCACTGTCTGTTTGGCTGTTGCAATCGCATCGGTCTATTGCAGCCACTGCAGCACAATTGAAGGCAATGGGTGCCATAATTGTCGCCAGAGGGATGCGGGCACTCATTCAATTAGTCGCGTAATAAAGCGGACATTCCGCGCCTTTGTCGGCCGGGCCATAAACTTGAGTATGCCGTTGTGATTGCGAGTTCCGAGCCGCGATAAGATTACCCACAGTGCACAGTCACCCACACATACCCGTAACACCATCGAAAAACATGCCACTGCAACACCACCAACCAATCCACAATGACACAGGCAACCGGAGGGCAACAACCACAGGGAGAGAGAGCAAACCACTTACAGAAAATACAACTCCGCGGATGCCACGGGCTGCCGCTGGGGCAACCTATCCATGTCCATGGGGCTGGCCAGCTGGGAGGTGTTACCCAGACTGGACGCCACGCAGAAGGATTCCCATTCCGGTCGGCACTCGGACCAGGGCAACGGCGACCGGAACGATTCGTACAGATAGCGCAGGGTTATGCCCATTATGGCCACATAGTAGGTGGTCACCATGGATATAGATATCACCTGGCCGATTCCGACACCTATAGATGTGGTCGCGTATTTGGGACACGAGCGGGCGAGTTGATGAACAGAATGACGATGTAGACTCTGCAGTTCGCTATTGTCATGCTCTTGCTTATAAGGGGTAGTTTTAAAATCACACATTTATGTCTTGATTGAATGGTTCTTTTAcagtttttcatatttttaagaGAATTTGTGATATTCAGATAACGAGTTATTGAGACAAAGTCTATATGGAAACATATTACAATTATATATTAGACTTTtcctaaaatacatttaaCCGATTATTAAAGAGGTTACATTGACCTTAAACAAGtttctaattgcatttttttggaATAGTGAATCCCCACAAGAGTATGACATCTTCGAACTGACTGCACTGAAAGCTGGTCCGCTTACCTTTCATCGCCGGGCACAAATCGAACACTTTAACCGAACCGCGACTGGAAAACTGGCCAATAACCATTTCCAGATAGTAAATCGGTTTGCCAATCAGGAACAGCACAATGAGATATGGTATGAGGAAGGCGCCACCGCCATTATCGAGGGCAGTGAAGGGGAATCGCCACACGTTTCCCAGACCCACGGACATGGCGATGCAGGACATCAGGAACTCCGCGCCCTTGCCCCATGTGGCACGCTCCTCCGGCACTTTGGCTGCCTCCTGGTCATCGGAATTACTTCGCAGCGCTGGACTGTTGGTCTATAGAACGGTGATTAGTTGGCTCGTGGATTATGTTCCGACCGTTTCACGGATAGCCTACCGAAATCTCCACTGTGCTGGCCGTACTGCGTCCGTCGTCGCCCACGAATCCTTGATTTTGGTGGTTCCTCTGCGACGTATCCATATTGCCACTAGATATCCAACTGAAATGATTCGTTCCGTTAGCAACGAGATGTGGACTAGAACTAAGGTAGATCGCTTTGGGATGTTCTTTGTTGAAGCTGTATAACTGACAATCAGACTAACCCACTGATCTTGTAGATAAGATATGATGTCACTGTCACGAGCCAGATAAACTTAGGTGGTTAATAGGATACAAAGAAAGACCCGCTGCATTGCCCTTTAGATACTGAGTTATGGCACTTGTCTGGCCACGATAAGACATCTAAGAAGTTAATCTTCTGAAAAGCTTACAAATTCTAAACGAGATTTCAAAGAATGTCGATTGGATATCGGCCTGTTCAGTTATACATTTTTCACCTTAAGGCCACTTAAAATACTTAGCTATACTTATCAATATAATACAACTTGTAAAAGTTATGGgcatcaataaaattatatagcATTTTAGCCAAAATTTGCTATTTTTCGGAGGTAATCAATCAGTTTGGACATTTGCTAAAAACTACGTTTGcttaataaatcaatatttataatgcCTTGTGCCAAAGCTTGAACACTTTGTATACGAACTAAAGATAACGTCCTTTATTTACCGAATCACTTAAGCAATTTACACCTTGTTGGATTTACGACAGGAATCTGTTAATTGGTGTGGGAGATAAAACTGCTAAACCGTGAGTGATATAATGATATATGTGTAcaaatttatatgcatttgTATGCACACAAAATATACATAGGTATGGTTGACTTGATGAACCGGTTGACTGTTGGAAAAATATTGACACGTATTGTTTGCattaatttacaattattaatttgccgtaAAGGAGCACGttttttgattgaaatttcgcatgataattaatatttatatttattgtgctCAATATTGTGTCGAAATTGTTAAATTCTCTagggtttttgttgttaatatAAACTTTCGTTCTGCTTAAGTGAACgtgaaataagaaaatataacaatttcaAACTGTTTGTTAAATAGTTCCAAtgcatttataatataatataaatttgtatatattgcCCAAAGGCTTGAATGACATTATGGTAagcaaatgtatatatttgtatacttAAACACAAAACAGGTTGTTAGTCAAGCAAAAATTTCTAAAaccatttttgtataaattataCATTGAAAGAATATCAATTAAATCTTGAAAACAGACAATTTGGCAAAGGGTCAGAAACCCTTACTCATCTATTTTCAATACCTATTTGCACAAAACTCACTGGGAACCTGGACCAATTATTTATGATTGACGTCTAAATCCGCGatgaaacatttgcattttttatttatgtggtTCTCATTATAAAACTAGTTTTGAACTCtgcttaaaaatgtttacttcTGAATGGTCGACGCCGCGACAAAAGTGATTTCCCCGCGGCGTGAGTCACAGCCATCAGAAGTATATTTTTTCTGGTTGTTTGTTCTTTGCATAAACTTTAGCGAATGGGTAACGTGACGTCATTAACTTCAGAGCTTCGAGATTGGTCAGAAGCAGATATTTCTGGTTCCATCTTAAATCAAGAGTTTTAAGACAAGCTAAAGAGCTTTAGGGAAATGAAATGCTTACAtaaatggcaaaatgtttcGGTTATTTTCCTCTAAACAAGCAAccactttattttatttatttctttgtattttCCTGCATTGCAAACAGTTTTacacctacatacatatattcaaatGAATGGTTCAATAAAACGCATTCAAATTTGCTCAGTTTGGATTCCAAACACTTCAATCGGCTACCGTCTGGGCATTAGCATGCAAAAACGTGTTTTTGTATGGGCAACTTGTTGCGCTCAGTTCCAAAACAAACGTATGATAACGATCGATAGACGAACCACTCTTTATTATGCACGCATTCAGTGTTATGATTTTGATAcccacattgcgtatacgtcaCTGCCGTCATTATTGCCTTAGTGGTAACGGTGGAAAAGGTCAAATCATACTGAACGATTCGAAATACGCAAGAAGGTAATGGATGGTAAGGTTGAACACCTCATTTGACAgtaataattgaaaatgaagTTGAAGTTCAAAATTCACATTTTgaactacatatgtatgtataaaactTGTAACTTTAAGGTTGTATTTATTCCTAAGTCCCGAGTCTCAAGGACGTGCCTGGTGCAGCTTAATGCGATCCCTGCTTCCTGAGCTGATTTATGGGGTCTTACCCGGTTTGTTTTAGCCACTTCTTACACTCGATATTCTTTGTACACTATAGGTAATTACACCTTCACTTCGGCTCACTTCACAGTGCGACAATTGGGCTTATGCTGATTTGCAGGTGTTGTTGTCCGTGGCAGTTGTTAATGTAGGTAAGGTACTGGTACAAGTTGGCTGAAACAGCTTTGAACCGGCTGAAGTTGTGATCACTTAAAACTCTTTGCCCAAGCCAAGGCTGCAAGTtactttaaaatgttaaaagttatattacttttaatgttattgttttggATACTGTAGGGTTTAACTGATTGGCACACACGATATTGGCTATTTTGGAAAAGCTTCCGAGTCGAGAGTGTCGCATCCGAGAAACCCGTTATTATTGCAAGAGCCTTTGCCGCGAAACGCGTTTTCCGATCACGTGAGtcgaaaagccaaaaagccaaaaagccaagccgAGCGCCAGCAGCCAACTGAATGAGCCAGGGCAAGGTTTCCGTGGTTTTATTGTGAACTTGACTCTAGAGCCGTCGTCCGAGCCATCGTTACTGCCAGTAATATAGGTGAAAGCTCAACCTGCAGTTTGATGGTCACTGGGTTGGTGTCTATGACGACTGATCTTCCTCACATTGGTGGATAACTTGGCTAACTACCGTATAAGATACTTGATCTTTTCTAGAATGTGTAATACGAATATACTAGCTATATTTAAacagtttataaatattatattaaataatattaaaatatatattattatattataatattaaatttaattttgagcCATATAATAACTATACTTTTAACTAGTCAATTTAGGTAATAAGGTTTCTGGCAATTATGTTAAATTATTACTTACCTGAAGAGAGATAAATTCTTAGTTCCAAATCGTTTTGATTAAAAGTACCATATTGGTTgaattactttaattaattaaaaacatagaaccttttgttatttttgggaGACTTTATGCTAGATCTAAAGTTGACTGCTTTAAGCGACGGGCTGAAGCTTGCCTAGAGCCCTGGGCTATGCACTTCCACTTTTCTCATTACGCAcaccaaatacacaaatacacacatagACCCATTGTTCGTATTTGGGCAGCCGGAGCACGAGGAGCAGTAGCTGagcaaaacaacacaaattgTTATGATAAAAGTTTTTATCAAGTTTCGCTTCGTTTTTGTGTGTCGTCATCATCTTGGAATTGGTCTAGCTCCGCCGTAGATTTCCCCCATAAGATAGCAAAAACGCCGGAGAGCGAGCAAGTTCTTCGTGGGCTAGctggaaaatgcataaaacaaaGACCTCAGGGCATTTGGTCCGAGAAagtggtgtgtgtggtgtggtttGTCTCATAAAATGTTAACTACTTGCAAAAATACTGCTAACTGGTAAAACTTTAAGCCAAAAATCATTAAGTCTGCACAGAGCATTTTGCCGATGAGCTCGAGACCGAGACTATGGACAAGGACAACGTGTTGGGGGCAAGGACTTGGCTTGTTTTATGCTAGGGAATCGGTTGCATGGCCATTTTGCGGTCCACTCCGAGCCACCGGGGATTTTCTAGACGCCCTTCTCAAATGCAACATTCAGGGTTCATCCCATATTGCCATTTCAGTGGGTCTCGGCTTTTGTCATTATGACTGGGACCTTGGGGGTGACAAAACTGGACCAACGGGCCAAAGTGTCCACTTCTCAGAGCGCAGCCAAATGGACCGCCCTATGTGTGAGCTCCCTCCATGGCTCCCTGGTACACAACTTTttgattgcaattaaaaactaaGCAAAACTCTTGGCCAAGAAATTTTTAACTCCTCGGCTTAGTTGCTGGTGCGCTTACTGTTGTTTCTCTCAAATTAAATGACGCTAGCGGAGACCGAAGAAGTTACGGATTGCAATTCTTCCCCAactttactttaaatattgcAGAGCCGATAGAGGTTGGTGTCAAAACGAGGTAAAGTTGTACATAGCCGAGCAGACAGCGCAAAAATGCATctaaaaatgtgaattttaaatgaataaaacacatttaaagGCGTACATTTGCCAAACAACATTACCTACTGAAATTAGCCGAAATGAGTTGGCGATCGAGCAAGTCACAGAGAGGCTACGAACTATAATAAAACTTAATATCATTTCATTCAAGCATGGATCCTTTTAGACCCCATTGTGGTTAACGTTTAGTAGAAAAAAGGGGAATCTAAGCAAATGTAGTTCAACATTTTTGCGCATATATAAATGCCTATTCTACGAATGTGCCGCTTCAACTGTTCAACTTTCTTTTGCCGGGAGAAGCTGCAGAGTCCAGTATATCCATGTCCTGACCGCCTCAAAGGATCCCTTGGCTTTTGTGGCCAGGCCAGAAATCATTTCAGACCTtgcccaatcccaatccctcTCCATCTCCGAATCTCCGACTCGACTCCGGCTACTCACATGTTATGTGCACGGTAATCTCCTTTATTACTGCGGCAACTTTTGCGAGGAGCTGGGGAAGGGGCGTCGGGCATAAAACAGGATATCCAGGAGCTATGCCGGAGGACTCCCCGCCGTCCTTGTCGTTTACAACTTTTGCATAAAAGGCAATGGGACAAACTGTGAGCATTACGCAAATGTTTATTTGCGGGTTCAAAAAGCCACGGAACCATAAAACAAAGTTTTCCtcaaattatatatttgaCAAATCCCATAAATGTTCCAGGCTGAGCGCTAATTGAAAATGATTCTGGGCcacttatttgtgtattttttctgATGCCTAGTAAACTTAGATACCGCAAGGGGTATGATGGTTTCGtaaattcttataaatattttggtatttattCAAATGGTCTACTCTGATCAAGAGGCCACATTCCATATTAAGGAAAAGCTTTGATGGTTTTCCCGGCCTtcttttaaattccatttcctCACTTTCACCTGTACTTATCCTTTTTTTCACCTCTGTGTGGCCATATTCCAATAGGTTACaagtaataattaaataagtttaGGGTATTAAGCAATGATTCAATTAATATGTAGCCCCCAATGTCACAATTCAGACAGCCATAGCCAGTTTAGTACAAGGAAAATATTAGAGGATAATAAGAGCTGCATTAAAAGCGCCCTCGGCATCCGGAGGAGCAGAAAAAGTggcaggaggagctgcagcagaaaGCCGCCATTTTTCTGGCTTGTTTGACAATTGTTGTGGCTGGcgcatggagcatggagcatggaacTTGGAACATGGCCGCTATTCATCGTCCGTTCGTGCGGAGCGCCGGCCGGAAGCACCACCAGATGCTGAACGTGACCATGACAACGATTCCTCCCGTACACTGAAGAAAAAGAATgttcaaatttgaattatcAAC
This genomic stretch from Drosophila teissieri strain GT53w chromosome 2L, Prin_Dtei_1.1, whole genome shotgun sequence harbors:
- the LOC122619779 gene encoding sodium-dependent nutrient amino acid transporter 1 isoform X2; this translates as MDTSQRNHQNQGFVGDDGRSTASTVEISTNSPALRSNSDDQEAAKVPEERATWGKGAEFLMSCIAMSVGLGNVWRFPFTALDNGGGAFLIPYLIVLFLIGKPIYYLEMVIGQFSSRGSVKVFDLCPAMKGVGIGQVISISMVTTYYVAIMGITLRYLYESFRSPLPWSECRPEWESFCVASSLGNTSQLASPMDMDRLPQRQPVASAELYFLTEVLHEKPNIEDGIGLPNWELVIGLFIAWACVFFIIRRGVKSSGKASYFLALFPYVIMGVLLVRAVTLPGSIDGIYYFIKPQWEKILDPKVWYAAVTQCFYSLSVCFGNIIMYSSFNKFGHNVHRDAAIVTGLDTMTSLLAGFTIFGILGHLAHEIGTDDIGSVVKGGAGLAFISYPDAIAKFKQLPQIFSVLFFLMLFVLGIGSNIAMTSCSVTAIRDRFPNFGQWQCSLLIAVVSFFIGLVYITPGGQYMLTLVDFFGASMIALVLGIAELYTIGWIYGTDRLCKDIEFMLGRKVGLYWRLCWSIFTPLIMTVILIYFYATYEPLTYNNIVYPNWAYSIGWLITAFGILQLPIWMIVAIVRDPGQSLGAKIRGAFTPKKNWGPSDPLLREQYHKEIENELTPKRGQGVWAAIKQNIFG
- the LOC122619779 gene encoding sodium-dependent nutrient amino acid transporter 1 isoform X1, whose translation is MDTSQRNHQNQGFVGDDGRSTASTVEISTNSPALRSNSDDQEAAKVPEERATWGKGAEFLMSCIAMSVGLGNVWRFPFTALDNGGGAFLIPYLIVLFLIGKPIYYLEMVIGQFSSRGSVKVFDLCPAMKGVGAGQAFQVFMLSTYYAALVAIIGRYFIESFRNPLPWSTCRAEWGVHCINSAPDASNWSRVEGVDQSPQNYTMKSLNDRVITSSEWYFVTEVLHEKPNIEDGIGLPNWELVIGLFIAWACVFFIIRRGVKSSGKASYFLALFPYVIMGVLLVRAVTLPGSIDGIYYFIKPQWEKILDPKVWYAAVTQCFYSLSVCFGNIIMYSSFNKFGHNVHRDAAIVTGLDTMTSLLAGFTIFGILGHLAHEIGTDDIGSVVKGGAGLAFISYPDAIAKFKQLPQIFSVLFFLMLFVLGIGSNIAMTSCSVTAIRDRFPNFGQWQCSLLIAVVSFFIGLVYITPGGQYMLTLVDFFGASMIALVLGIAELYTIGWIYGTDRLCKDIEFMLGRKVGLYWRLCWSIFTPLIMTVILIYFYATYEPLTYNNIVYPNWAYSIGWLITAFGILQLPIWMIVAIVRDPGQSLGAKIRGAFTPKKNWGPSDPLLREQYHKEIENELTPKRGQGVWAAIKQNIFG